AATCATTGCCACGTATGTAAGTCAAGGCTATGTTTATGATATCCTTATATTAACTATTTTTTAAACCCTCTTGTACTTAACCCTCTTCAGTTATTGTCCCATTTATTCTAAAAAACTAATGAGATATTTTATTCAATTTATTTTTAGGTCATATTATATGAGGTTCCAACCTTTGGCAGAAACCATTTTTCACTGGGAGTGGATGCACCTCGTAAGTTAAAGGCTTCTTTCAAAAAGCCAAATTGGATAAATGATCTCCAAAAGCAACCATCATTTCTTGATTTGGTATGTGCATGGGTGAACTTGCATGATATTACTTTCTTCATTAATAAGTCTGCTAAGTCGCTTCACATTTGTTTGAAGGATTCAATTATTTTGGCGCTCAATTGTTCAAATGCAGCTAGACTGCCAGTTACTCAGGAATGCTCAACCAGCAGCTCTGGGGCTTATTTCGCCTTTGCATCTGTGTAAGCATTTGTTTGCCTTCTACGTTCTGCTACTTTCGCCTGCTCTTATCTTGCTACTTGCTTTTTCAGATATGATGTCTTAGTTCAAGTGACATGGCACTGCATGGGAATATTTTTGGCTTCAGCATCAACTATCCTCTACATTATGATTCTAATGTTCCGAAAATGTTTAAGCCATATGTTCCAGTACTTGATGTTACACAAGGTTTTCAAACATTCGTGGAATAACATTCATCTTCGCAGTTGTCAAATTCTTCACTGGCCAATTGTCCTCCGGGATACTCCCTAAGGTAAACTTATAATGGCTATGTAGCTTCTTAATCTGCACAGTAACTTAGTCGCTGTTTTAATTTGTTTTGTCATATTGGCAATTTGGCATATTAATTGGAGCTATCCTTCTGAGTTAACTGTACCAGGGAGATGACATAGTCCTTGCATGTTTTTTTAATGCTAAGGGAACTGCTGCACTTCCATTTTGTTGATCCATGTAACCTTTATACCAAGAATCTTTGTAGTTTGTTAATATTCAAGTGCAGATTTCACTCACTACCTACTAGTTAACATATGCTTAAGTGCAGATTATCAAAAATACTAAGCTTCACTCTCGTTATCCTTGGTTCAGCTCCACTGTGAACGTTGAATATGCACACAAAGCTGCAATTCGGAAGCATGCTTTGTGGTCAAGTATCGCTGTGGATCTCCTGATGGGTTTTGTCCTTGGAGCAGCATTTTTATTACATACAGAGACTATTTGTAGTTGTACTATTGATCTTGTTCACCACATGACAGACGCAATCTTGCGATCTGGTTGTGTGTGGCTGATGGGTGTTCCAGCTGGCTTTAAGCTGAATACAGAGTTAGCAGAGCTTTTAGGCATGATTTCTCTGAATGCAGTTCAAATTTACTCTACCCTTTGGTTCTTCGTGGGAGGCTACCTGAGGCATATAATTCGAGGCATTGCACTTTCTGGAATTATTTTAGGTCTGACAGCTCCAGTTTCATTCTTTATTGACATTATCCAGCTTGCTACGTTGCATGTTACCATGCTTCACTGGTTAATATCATCAATATATTCAAGACAGATTCAGACGGTTGCATCCTTGTGGCGTCTTTTCAGGTAAGTGGTTACTAAACTGCAACCTATTTTTAAATCTGAATGAGTGATACATGTTGATTACGTGCTAAATATTAGCCTTAATAAAGTATTCTATCTAGTTTTGCTTTGAGAAAAATATCTTTTTGTTGACTTGTACAAATAGGTCATATCAGCTGGATCTTTGTCTATTTGAATTTTGGAGGCTGTCTGATTGTATTATTTTATTGATTACTGAAACATATGCTATTTTTAGGGGTTAGAATACACTGAATTTTTTCGCTTGAACCCTTAACATGACACAAAGCTGGACTAGTTTGGGCAACAAAAAAGTTCAGAGTAAGGGAGCTGCCAAGTTATTGTGTGCATGGAAGAGTGAAGGTAGAGTTGCACAGCCTTGAACAAAATCCTATTCATCCAATGTAAAAGGAAAGAAACCCTAGCTAAATCACTTTCCTAACCTATGAGACAGTTTCTACAAAACTAGGAACTGACCTACCTAAGTTGGTGGGAGGTCTGGTACACACCCCTACGACCCTGTTTAAGTCCTGTCCAACTCGAATTTGGGTCCGATGTCTTCTTATTTGCATCGTATAGTTTCTCCTAGGTTGGCCGAGCTTTCTTTAGTTTATACAAAGCTGTTCTTTAATAAAAGCTATTCAAGTTCTTTAGTTTTCACAAACTATTTCAGATAGTGCAAACACATGCtgatacaaaaaaaaatgcaagaccTTTTATGTGAATTGTAGTTGTAGGTTCTTGTAGCCATTGCTACTTTTACAGCAACAGTTTTGTTTCTGTTAACTGTATTAAAGTATTGTCACTGGATATTAGAAATAAAACATTCTCACTGTAAATTACAAATTCTTCGTCAGAGTTATGTCAGAAATTACATGTTTGATTATGATTAGTTTTTACTTTTCTCTACCTCTTAATGAGTGTAAAAGCATACCATAAAACATCAACTAAAAGATTTGGAATATTATTTCTTTCTCATCATTTGGTTACTTGTTATTATTCAATGGCACTTCATTTAATATGATAAATATTGTTACAATAGCAACTTAGATACTGAAATACTTGTTTCTCCATCAGATTTTTTCATACTTATCTCGTAAGTTTGCTAATCATTTGCTTATGCCATAACAGAGGGCGCAAATGGAATCCTCTTAGGCAGAGGTTAGATAGCTATGACTACACAGTTGAACAGCATGTGGTTGGTTCCTTGCTATTTACACCAGTCCTACTTCTTATACCTACAACTTCTGTATTCTATGTATTCTTCTCTATCTTGACAACAACGGTTATCTGGGTGTGCGTGATGCTGGAAATTGTAATCGCTGTAATCCAGTCTACTCCATATGCTGAGTTAACTCTATGGGTGACAAGGAGGCAAAGATTTCCTGCTGGAGTATTTTTCCTTCATGTGCCATCATCAAGCGGACGTACTTTTGAAGATGATGACCTATCAGCCCATCCAGTCAGAGGTTTCAatgaaaggaaaacaaaggATACTGTTGATGAACAATCCGAATCATTAGTTTCAGAACTTGATTGCAACTATGCCACTCTTGGTAAACTGTTTCTCTTGACTTTTGCTTAGACCTTTCTTAGTTGAACTGTTGGTGCATTATTACTTTTTTAGATATCGAATTTTACGATAACAT
The genomic region above belongs to Setaria italica strain Yugu1 chromosome VI, Setaria_italica_v2.0, whole genome shotgun sequence and contains:
- the LOC101771939 gene encoding uncharacterized protein LOC101771939, whose product is MTVERCRIWWPRQELRLEQGPGSARLVLFGWLFSSAGSLDIVVSAAVPQDQILRYFATPDALQTIVLSSNKKMPVSLQESATFTILGDCGRHLPGELEEYCCTEQLPLDTQFVQRQHFGTSRNNVTIGSVGNGDQHPSYDHRRWGCDCCVLDGFLDAFRKSAVKEGSWVHFFCKSGKSFKSNLNQVPVFCHLYSDGQQVDINHCHVILYEVPTFGRNHFSLGVDAPRKLKASFKKPNWINDLQKQPSFLDLDSIILALNCSNAARLPVTQECSTSSSGAYFAFASVYDVLVQVTWHCMGIFLASASTILYIMILMFRKCLSHMFQYLMLHKVFKHSWNNIHLRSCQILHWPIIIKNTKLHSRYPWFSSTVNVEYAHKAAIRKHALWSSIAVDLLMGFVLGAAFLLHTETICSCTIDLVHHMTDAILRSGCVWLMGVPAGFKLNTELAELLGMISLNAVQIYSTLWFFVGGYLRHIIRGIALSGIILGLTAPVSFFIDIIQLATLHVTMLHWLISSIYSRQIQTVASLWRLFRGRKWNPLRQRLDSYDYTVEQHVVGSLLFTPVLLLIPTTSVFYVFFSILTTTVIWVCVMLEIVIAVIQSTPYAELTLWVTRRQRFPAGVFFLHVPSSSGRTFEDDDLSAHPVRGFNERKTKDTVDEQSESLVSELDCNYATLVQVIGSNYERVFNRTGFSFCKQLAYGILSGERVPSSLHLQPSPSFPWMNIGITEYWMHCRDSVLSCAPKR